From one Mya arenaria isolate MELC-2E11 chromosome 4, ASM2691426v1 genomic stretch:
- the LOC128230125 gene encoding coiled-coil domain-containing protein 92-like, whose product MATQEAIHKRNLESSILFMQQEHAATLKALHEEIQKLQKKCTELTFELNMAGLDVNDGVPPEVAEHMKHQEKMIDAQRETQHELEVELEKKDKLIKENEYTYKRQKMKYIEDIRAKNNELEQLRAELDATANSTAYYQNELLKIKKAKFQNVHNDTETKGAAHAPAPPKESRSNPTRAFHIRRTLVDPSNNAEIQGPGSGGARQGSGSTSRSDSPAELARPFLRGEEAEQSVIQIKQSNPLPPIRTSSGRVVFREPVDVVQVSVHNVPKPLSRSKKAISSVQEVETLAVGQVSHSNPSWKHSRRKESHSSEYR is encoded by the exons ATGGCAACACAGGAAGCCATACACAAGCGCAATTTGGAGAGCTCCATCCTTTTCATGCAACAAGAGCATGCAGCTACTCTTAAAGCCTTGCATGAAGAAATCcaaaaactgcagaaaaaatGTACAG AGTTAACATTCGAGCTGAACATGGCTGGACTTGATGTCAATGATGGAG TTCCACCAGAAGTAGCGGAACACATGAAGCATCAGGAGAAAATGATTGATGCTCAGCGAGAGACACAGCATGAACTGGAAGTAGAGTTGGAGAAGAAAGACAAGCTAATCAAGGAAAATGAATACACCTATAAACgacagaaaatgaaatatattgaagataTAAGGGCCAAAAATAATGAACTTGAGCAATTGCGTGCTGAATTAGATGCAACAGCAAATAGTACTgcatattatcaaaatgaacTGTTAAAAATAAAGAAGGCCAAATTTCAAAATGTGCACAATGACACTGAAACAAAAGGTGCTGCCCATGCACCAGCCCCTCCAAAAGAGAGCAGATCAAACCCAACCCGTGCTTTCCATATCCGTCGGACTTTGGTTGACCCCTCAAATAATGCTGAAATACAAGGACCTGGCAGTGGTGGGGCCAGGCAAGGCTCAGGCAGCACAAGTCGATCGGACTCGCCAGCCGAACTGGCCAGGCCTTTCCTGCGGGGAGAGGAAGCAGAACAAAGCGTTATACAGATCAAACAAAGCAACCCCTTGCCACCGATCAGAACATCATCCGGTCGTGTTGTTTTCAGGGAGCCGGTGGATGTTGTTCAGGTCAGTGTTCACAATGTGCCCAAGCCCCTGTCCCGCAGTAAGAAGGCCATCTCCTCTGTCCAGGAAGTGGAGACCCTAGCAGTGGGCCAGGTCTCCCACAGCAACCCGTCATGGAAACACTCCCGCAGGAAGGAATCTCACAGCTCAGAGTATAGATAG
- the LOC128232379 gene encoding E3 ubiquitin-protein ligase DTX1-like, which yields MATNGVVVWEWQNEYGQWRPYSPEICGFFESNKQATSPLQLGDVDRNLYLYTADLQKCIQTRIGTGTQRAMRRSIVPSTSPIAKGITWQWEGDVPGSWCHFDLEVAEYLDECFVKNPRVFIDLRSTKFRLPYHIDLANMTQTRIHTGRVRKVQRVFTSRNYPLDGPQVVTGVKRQSTSPGPSSSGQKRTRSSTTTSSVFGQNPNPVNMGTVPASSVTQLNSVIQSNSINNSQTSPFVSVSSSPNFQFGTTGTSAPFSFMPSLNSSVHHQGPITRRRHLLTQGLTFGQGNPQMMPQASSNSYPNPAGVNPFSQTHAATSQPSGSMPGGPLIGHGVPMFGHGQVGSSGQSGPVPGFPSMAMGYTRSGSLFGGSSSSRVQPNAASHGQRNAGYGSQLPPAGKILNYEKSTKQKSASAGMSAEKILKKYVTVVAAAPKDEDCCICYERLSEASGHGVGGPEDRVVLQLEKCSHMYHKLCLTALYDSGPKDGCIQCPACKTIYGEKTGSCPRGEMDYQVIPHSLAGHPDCKTIQIIYNIEPGVQGPEHPAPGQRYYLTAFPRIGYLPDNEKGRKVLQLLIVAWKRRLTFTIGRSHTTGRDHSVTWNEIHHKTELHGNHGEHGFPDPKYLDNLLAELAVHGVTESDLADSGPAD from the exons atgGCGActaatggtgttgttgtttggGAATGGCAAAACGAATATGGCCAGTGGAGACCTTATAGCCCAGAAATTTGTGGATTCTTCGAATCAAACAAACAAGCTACTTCCCCACTTCAGTTAGGCGATGTGGATcgtaatttatatttgtatacagcaGATCTGCAAAAATGTATTCAGACTCGAATTGGAACAG GGACACAGAGGGCTATGCGACGTAGCATCGTACCGTCGACTAGTCCTATTGCGAAAGGGATCACCTGGCAGTGGGAAGGGGATGTTCCGGGTTCCTGGTGTCACTTTGATTTAGAAGTTGCAGAGTATCTGGATGAATGCTTTGTGAAAAACCCTCGTGTTTTCATTGATCTGAGATCTACTAAGTTTAGACTTCCATATCACATAGATCTGGCAAACATGACACAGACTAGAATACATACAGGCCGTGTGAGAAAGGTTCAGAGGGTGTTTACCAGCAGAAACTATCCATTAGATGGACCACAGGTTGTGACAGGTGTTAAACGACAGAGTACTTCCCCAGGCCCAAGCAGCTCTGGGCAAAAGAGGACAAGATCTTCAACAACCACATCATCCGTGTTTGGTCAGAATCCTAACCCGGTAAACATGGGAACAGTTCCTGCATCTTCAGTGACTCAGCTAAATTCTGTGATTCAGTCAAATTCCATTAACAATTCTCAGACATCACCCTTTGTCTCAGTGTCCAGCTCTCCAAACTTCCAGTTCGGTACAACAGGTACGAGTGCCCCCTTTAGTTTTATGCCGTCCCTAAATTCTAGTGTTCATCATCAAGGGCCTATCACACGAAGGAGACATTTACTTACACAGGGCCTTACTTTTGGCCAAGGAAATCCACAGATGATGCCTCAGGCAAGTTCGAATTCGTATCCAAACCCTGCCGGGGTCAATCCATTCTCACAAACCCATGCTGCTACCTCCCAGCCCTCAGGCTCCATGCCCGGTGGTCCCTTGATTGGTCATGGTGTACCAATGTTTGGTCATGGTCAGGTGGGCAGCAGTGGCCAGTCAGGACCAGTACCTGGCTTCCCATCCATGGCTATGGGCTATACAAGATCAGG AAGTCTGTTTGGGGGCTCCAGTTCTAGCCGTGTACAGCCAAATGCTGCCTCACATG GTCAGCGAAATGCTGGTTATGGCTCACAGCTTCCACCTGCTGGCAAAATACTAAACTACGAAAAATCCACAAAACAGAAGTCTGCCAGCGCTG GTATGTCTGCGGAGAAAATCCTGAAGAAATATGTGACAGTTGTTGCTGCGGCACCGAAAGATGAG GACTGCTGCATCTGTTACGAGAGACTGAGTGAGGCATCAGGTCACGGGGTGGGAGGGCCGGAAGACAGGGTGGTCCTTCAGCTTGAGAAATGCAGCCACATGTATCACAAACTATGTCTCACAGCCCTCTATGACAGCGGTCCCAAG GATGGATGTATCCAGTGCCCAGCGTGTAAGACTATATATGGGGAGAAGACTGGTAGCTGCCCGCGGGGTGAAATGGATTACCAGGTGATCCCCCACTCCCTTGCTGGACACCCTGATTGTAAAACTATACAGATCATCTACAATATAGAGCCCGGAGTTCAG GGTCCAGAGCACCCTGCCCCGGGCCAGAGGTACTACCTGACTGCCTTTCCACGTATCGGCTACCTGCCTGACAATGAGAAAGGGAGAAAG GTTTTACAGTTGTTGATAGTGGCATGGAAGCGGCGGTTGACATTCACCATTGGACGATCACACACGACAGGTCGAGACCACAGTGTCACATGGAATGAGATCCACCATAAGACCGAGTTGCACGGCAACCACGGGGAACATGGCTTCCCCGACCCCAAGTACCTGGACAATTTGTTGGCTGAGCTCGCTGTACATGGGGTCACTGAGAGTGACCTTGCCGACTCAGGCCCTGCTGATTGA